The following are from one region of the Corylus avellana chromosome ca1, CavTom2PMs-1.0 genome:
- the LOC132167663 gene encoding F-box/kelch-repeat protein At1g22040: MGAFFSLAGPKCMTIDCNKVPQNETCKRQRMSSSFSEESARLIPSLPDELSIQIVARLPRISYFNVKLVSRKWMATVMSPELYKLRKELGTTEEWVYLLTKVEEDKLLSHALDPLTRKWQRLPMMPSVVYEDESRKGFPGRWMWNMAGPSINISEVIRGLFGRKDSSDQMPYCGCAIGALDGCLYVLGGFSRASTMKCVWRFDPIQNQWSEVTSMSTGRAYCKTGILNNKLYVVGGVSQGRGGLTPLQSAEVFDPSTGTWSQVPSMPFSKAQVLPTAFLADMLKPIATGLTSYMGRLCVPQSLYSWPFFVDVGGEIYDPETNSWVEMPNGMGEGWPARQAGTKLSVVVDGELYAFDPSSSLDSGKIKVYDQREDTWKVIIGKVPIYDITDSESPYLLAGFHGKLHVITKDANHRVAVLRADSCSSPSSSTPLFDGSLNEHSDLMTESDAVVWRVVATRDFGSAELVSCQVLEI, from the coding sequence ATGGGGGCATTTTTTAGTTTGGCTGGTCCAAAGTGTATGACAATTGACTGCAACAAGGTGCCTCAGAATGAGACCTGCAAGAGGCAAAGAATGTCATCAAGCTTTAGTGAGGAGAGTGCAAGGCTGATTCCAAGTCTTCCTGATGAGTTATCAATCCAGATTGTTGCTAGACTTCCTAGAATTAGCTACTTTAATGTGAAGTTGGTGTCACGGAAGTGGATGGCAACTGTTATGAGCCCCGAACTATATAAATTGAGAAAGGAGCTTGGAACGACAGAAGAATGGGTATATCTATTGACAAAAGTCGAAGAAGATAAACTTTTGTCGCATGCTTTAGACCCTTTGACAAGAAAATGGCAGAGGCTGCCTATGATGCCCAGTGTTGTTTATGAAGATGAATCTAGGAAGGGTTTCCCTGGCCGTTGGATGTGGAACATGGCTGGTCCAAGCATTAACATTTCTGAGGTTATTAGAGGCTTGTTTGGGCGGAAGGATTCATCAGATCAAATGCCATATTGTGGTTGTGCTATTGGAGCTCTTGATGGATGCCTCTATGTGCTTGGTGGATTCTCTAGAGCTTCTACCATGAAATGTGTTTGGAGATTTGATCCAATTCAAAATCAGTGGAGTGAAGTGACTTCCATGTCTACAGGTAGAGCGTATTGTAAGACAGGCATTTTAAATAACAAGCTTTATGTGGTTGGTGGTGTAAGTCAGGGCCGAGGTGGATTGACTCCTCTTCAGTCTGCCGAAGTTTTTGACCCCTCGACGGGGACATGGTCCCAAGTACCAAGCATGCCATTCTCAAAAGCACAAGTGTTACCTACTGCCTTTTTGGCTGATATGCTGAAGCCTATTGCTACTGGGTTGACTTCATACATGGGAAGGTTATGTGTGCCTCAAAGTTTGTACTCATGGCCCTTTTTTGTTGATGTTGGAGGAGAAATTTATGACCCTGAAACAAATTCATGGGTTGAAATGCCAAATGGCATGGGAGAGGGTTGGCCTGCACGGCAGGCAGGAACAAAATTGAGTGTCGTAGTAGATGGTGAATTGTATGCATTTGATCCTTCTAGTTCCCTGGATAGTGGCAAAATCAAGGTATATGATCAAAGAGAAGATACTTGGAAAGTTATTATCGGAAAAGTCCctatttatgatattacagaTTCAGAATCTCCATATTTACTTGCTGGTTTTCATGGAAAGCTTCATGTCATCACAAAAGATGCCAATCATCGTGTTGCGGTTCTGCGGGCTGATTCGTGTTCTTCACCATCAAGCTCCACTCCTCTCTTTGATGGCTCCTTAAATGAGCACTCTGACTTGATGACAGAATCTGATGCTGTTGTTTGGAGGGTCGTTGCTACTAGGGATTTTGGGTCTGCTGAGCTGGTCAGTTGTCAAGTACTTGAAATTTAG
- the LOC132167455 gene encoding aspartic proteinase-like protein 1, producing MENRAVLLVVVVATAWLLVDGSAGLTFSSRLIHRFSGEAEALWASRNGNVQGRSWPRRNSLEYFELLLSNDLKRQRLKLGSKYEMLFPSEGSGTLFFGNDFDWLHYTWIDIGTPNVSFLVALDAGSDLLWVPCECIQCAPLSASYYSMLDKDLSEYSPSFSSTSNHLPCSHNLCKLSTNCKGPKEPCPYIAEYDSENTSSSGFLVEDKLHLASVSNLATQNHVQASVILGCGRKQSGGYLNGAAPDGVMGLGPGDISVPSLLAKAGLVRNSFSICFDENDSGRILFGDVGFATQQSTPFLPIAGKFDTYFIGLEHYCVGSFCLKLTQFQALVDSGSSFTYLPAKIYEKIVLEFDKQVNATRINQSESTWEYCYNASSQELHSVPTMRLMLIMNQSFMVNNPVYSVPVNQEFTIFCLTLLRTDLDYGVIGQNFMMGYRLVFDRENLKLGWSKSNCQDIGGEQVHLTPPTAANDGSPNPLPTTQQQSMPKTPAVPPALAGRASSNSSVAVPCQIPSWLCLTSSLVMLLCLCAGHLIRSLFDL from the exons ATGGAGAATCGCGCGGTGCTGTTGGTAGTGGTGGTGGCGACGGCTTGGCTGCTCGTGGATGGCTCGGCGGGGCTGACATTTTCGTCGAGGCTTATACACAGGTTCTCCGGCGAGGCCGAGGCGCTGTGGGCCTCGAGGAACGGGAATGTGCAGGGGAGATCGTGGCCGAGGAGGAACAGCCTAGAGTACTTCGAGTTGCTTCTCAGCAACGACTTGAAGCGGCAGAGGTTGAAGCTCGGCTCCAAGTACGAGATGCTGTTCCCTTCCGAGGGCAGCGGGACCTTGTTCTTCGGGAATGACTTTGACTG GTTGCATTACACATGGATTGATATAGGGACACCGAATGTTTCATTTCTTGTTGCATTGGATGCTGGGAGCGATCTGCTTTGGGTCCCTTGCGAGTGCATTCAATGTGCTCCCTTGTCTGCCAGTTACTATAGTATGTTG GATAAGGATCTGAGTGAGTATAGTCCATCTTTCTCAAGCACCAGCAACCACCTACCTTGCAGTCATAATTTGTGCAAACTGAGTACCAATTGTAAAGGTCCAAAAGAGCCCTGCCCATATATTGCTGAATACGACTCTGAAAATACATCAAGTTCTGGATTTTTGGTCGAGGACAAATTACATTTGGCATCGGTCAGCAATCTTGCAACACAAAATCATGTGCAGGCTTCAGTCATTTTGGG CTGTGGTAGGAAACAAAGTGGTGGCTATCTGAATGGAGCCGCCCCTGATGGTGTAATGGGATTGGGACCTGGGGACATTTCAGTTCCAAGTTTGCTTGCAAAAGCAGGATTGGTTCgaaattctttttcaatttgttttgatgaGAATGATTCTGGGAGAATTCTCTTTGGGGATGTAGGGTTTGCCACCCAACAATCTACTCCATTCTTGCCTATTGCAGGAAAATT TGACACCTATTTTATTGGATTAGAGCATTATTGTGTTGGGAGTTTCTGTCTCAAGCTAACCCAGTTCCAAGCTCTGGTTGATAGTGGCTCATCCTTCACATATCTTCCAgccaaaatttatgaaaaaattgttttggag TTTGACAAACAAGTGAATGCTACCAGGATTAATCAATCTGAAAGCACCTGGGAGTACTGCTATAATGCCAG TTCACAGGAATTGCATAGCGTTCCTACCATGAGACTCATGCTTATTATGAACCAAAGCTTTATGGTCAATAATCCTGTATATTCTGTCCCTGTGAATCAG GAATTTACTATATTCTGCTTAACTTTACTACGCACGGACCTTGACTATGGTGTTATTGGAC AAAACTTCATGATGGGTTATCGCCTGGTTTTTGATAGGGAAAATTTGAAGTTGGGTTGGTCAAAATCCAATT GTCAAGATATTGGTGGTGAGCAAGTCCATCTCACACCGCCGACGGCAGCAAATGATGGATCGCCAAACCCATTGCCAACCACCCAGCAGCAGAGCATGCCCAAGACTCCGGCAGTTCCGCCTGCTCTTGCCGGGAGGGCTTCGTCGAATTCCTCTGTAGCTGTGCCGTGTCAAATTCCCTCCTGGCTGTGCTTGACGAGTTCATTAGTAATGCTACTATGCCTGTGTGCCGGTCACCTAATCAGATCTCTCTTTGACTTGTAA
- the LOC132167610 gene encoding uncharacterized protein LOC132167610, with product MESGLDLEHNGEGAHASSRAENESSSGAYSNECRGKRDQRLAMMKRREYPPPIPLLARTENLPCRMPWVLTRHYTSDGRLILTEERVKRHEYFRAHRANGRLTLQLVPLDDDVWPTPVADDDDDDYDENEEPQDYNENVDVGAVDEDRISVVEDSTPSPAPANGSTGGIGGNGAGKCLNYNKLASGSSCIFGVPLPAIRTIHS from the coding sequence ATGGAGAGCGGCCTTGATCTCGAACACAACGGAGAGGGGGCACATGCATCATCAAGGGCTGAGAATGAGTCGTCTTCGGGGGCGTATAGCAACGAGTGTCGTGGTAAGCGAGATCAGCGGCTGGCGATGATGAAGAGGAGAGAGTATCCACCGCCGATACCGTTGCTCGCACGTACTGAGAATCTGCCTTGTCGTATGCCCTGGGTGCTGACGAGGCACTACACCAGCGATGGACGGTTGATCCTCACGGAGGAGAGGGTCAAGCGCCACGAGTACTTTCGTGCGCACAGGGCCAATGGGCGTCTCACATTGCAGCTTGTGCCCCTCGACGACGACGTTTGGCCCACTCCCGTTGctgacgacgacgacgacgactaTGACGAAAATGAAGAACCCCAAGATTACAATGAAAACGTTGATGTCGGTGCGGTTGACGAGGATCGGATTAGCGTCGTGGAAGATTCAACGCCGTCGCCGGCGCCTGCAAATGGGAGTACTGGTGGAATTGGTGGTAATGGGGCTGGAAAGTGCTTAAACTACAACAAACTGGCGTCGGGGTCGTCGTGCATATTTGGGGTGCCATTACCAGCAATCAGGACGATTCATAGTTAG
- the LOC132167611 gene encoding large ribosomal subunit protein eL30-like, producing MVTAKKTKKTHESINNRLALVMKSGKFTLGYKTVLRSLRSSKGKLIIISNNCPPLRKSEIEYYAMLAKIGVHHYNGNNVDLGTACGKYFRVSCLSIVDPGDSDIIKSLPGGQ from the exons ATGGTTACGGCGAAGAAGACG AAGAAGACCCATGAGAGCATAAACAACAGGTTGGCCCTTGTCATGAAGAGCGGCAAGTTCACTCTCGGTTACAAGACCGTCCTCCGATCTCTCCGCTCCTCCAAAG GGAAGCTGATCATAATCTCCAACAATTGCCCCCCACTGCGCAAGTCCGAGATTGAGTACTACGCGATGCTTGCCAAGATTGGAGTCCACCATTACAACGGAA ACAATGTTGATCTTGGGACAGCATGTGGAAAGTATTTTCGTGTGTCTTGCCTTAGCATTGTTGATCCAG GTGATTCAGATATTATCAAGTCACTCCCTGGTGGTCAGTGA